In Thermofilum pendens Hrk 5, the sequence ACTGTATACCGCTGAACTTCAGTGTTGACCGCGTTTCTACGATCATCGCCGGGAGGAGCCCCAGGGTCAGCGAGATTATCATGCCAACTCCGCTCTCGTATCCCTTCCCAAGCCCTAAGAGCCTCGTCAGGAGCAACACGGCGCCGACGAAGGGTGAGAAAACGCTCCTTAGCACAGTAGAGGCTGGAGGCGCTACCGCGAATGGGAGGACCATGGCGACGAAGAGGAAGATTGTTATGGGTATTCCCAAGGCCAAGTACACGACATACGGCGTTGAGTCGTACACGGGGTACTTGGGTTGCATGAGATCGGCTAGGTATATGAAGAGCCCCGAAAGCATCGGCATAATGATGTACGACACCATTACGAACTGAATTTCTCCGCCGGCGAGACCCATCCCGGCCTGGGCTAGCGCCATGTTCACAACGTAGAGGACGTAGAGCGTCATAGAGGTGAGCAACACTATAGCCATGTAGGACTCCATGAGGGCTCCTATTCTCTCACCTATAGTCTTCATCTGCGATACTCTTTCGCGTAGCATGACCTCTGTCTGCCTTTGAAGGTAGTGGACAACGTCGCCTCCAGCCCTCAAAGTTGCCGCGTAACCCAGCATTAGTTGCTTGTAGCCGTTGTGCGGTACGCGCTTAGCACTGTCCTCTATCGCCGAGAGAGGATCTTGGCCCATTCCCTTAACCTTCAGGAAGAAGTACATCGCCTCCTTCTTTATCTCCTGGAAAAGCACCTTCGGGGCCTTAGCTAGGCGCTCGAAGCTCGTATACGGCGAGATACCTCCAGTCGCCATGACGGTTATGTAGACAGAAAGATAGGGGACCTCCAGGTCAAACCTGCTTGTCCTGTTCGACAGCTTGATCTTGGGGTATACGAGGCCGAGGCCGAATACCGCGCCGGCGAGCATGAGGGGTACCGAGAAGCTCGTAGCCAGGACTCCTCCCAAGCCGACCCCCATTCTCGAGAGTAGAATCACTATCGGCACGTCGAACACGAAGCCTAGAACCAGGGCTATGATGGACAGAAAAACAACTCTGGACGCGTACGCCGGAGGATACACCTTCATGTCCGCTGAGACAATATCGCTTCTAAGGGTCGGAACCATCCTTGCTATAGCTTCACCAGCCCAGCCAAACAAAGAGTACGCTATCCCGTCAAGCGATGCTCGAGCCATGCTATGTACACTAATCTCTAAGCAAAGTACAACTGCTAAAAGCTTTTACGCTGTTTTACGCATAGTGGAGGAGGGAGCCGGGCGCGCGACGCCAAGAGTAGAGCATTTGCTCCGGTAATTAAGAAAACTCTCGGAAGAGCGTGCGCTAAAAATTTATAAAAAGATGGGGTTCAGCTCTTTTGAGCTACATAATGGCGGATGTTTACCTTAAGGCTTTAGGAGCAGCGAGAGAGGTTGGCAGGTCGGCGATACTTCTGGGAGTTGAAGGCAAGCTGATACTGCTCGACTACGGCGTTAGCATTGAGGGGGAAGAGCCCCAGTTCCCATTACCTGTGCCGCCAAAGGGAATACACGCGGTTGCAATTTCTCATGCACACCTAGACCACAGCGGCGCAGCGCCACTCCTATACGTATCCGGGCAACCCCCGCTGATTTCCACGCCGCTTACGGCCACGCTTAGCGATCTTCTAATAAAGGACTTCATGAAGCTTTCCAAGTACTATATACCGTACGAAGCCCCGGAAGTCGAAAAGATGTTGGAAAGCCTAGTTCCGCTAGGTTACGGCGAGTCCTACGACATCGGCTCGGTCACAATTAGAGTGCTCGACGCTGGACATATACCCGGTAGTGCGATGATACAGATAGAAACCCCTTCGCTGAACGTGCTCTACACAGGTGACTACTCCCTCCACGATACGTGTCTTCTCAGGGGTGCCGGCATCAGCGAGTTCTCAAAGGCAGACGTAGTGATCATGGAGTCTACGTATGCCGAGTACGACCACCCTCCACGGGAAGAAGTAGAGAGAGAATTTGTAAAAACCGTTCTCGAAGTCGTGGAGGACGGCGGGATAGCATTCATACCTGCCTTCGCCGTGGGACGGGCACAGGAGATCCTGTGCGTGCTGGCTAAGTACGACCTCCAAGTCCCCATATACGTTGACGGCATGGCGCGCACCGCTAACGACTTGATAGCCGAGGACTCGCATCTCCTGCGAGAACCATCCCTATTCAAGAAAGCGGTCGAGATGTCTACAAAGGTCAAAGACTGGGACCACAGGAAGAAGATACTCTCAAAGCCGGGAGTAATAATCTCTCCAGCCGGTATGCTGCAGGGAGGACCTAGCGAGTACTACATGGAGAAGATAATGGAGAACGAGAAAAACGCGGTAATCTTTGTGAGCTACGTTATCCCGGAGACCCCCGCGAGACAAGTGATTGAGACCGGTATATACGCTTCACCCACCAAACGCGGACCGGTGAAGGCGAGAATAGAGTGGTTCGACTTCTCAGCCCACTGTGGCCACAGCGAGCTCGTAAAAACCCTTGACAGCGCGAAGAAAGGTAGTAAAGTAGTCCTCGTGCACGGCGAGGAGGAAGCCGCGGTCAAGCTAGCGGAACTAAGCGTGAAGGCTGGACACGAAACCTTCGTCCCACGGCTCGGGGAAGAGCTGAACCTGAAAGTCTAGACGCGCGGGTATCTCTCCTACTCTACCTTTATCTTGACGCCTCTCTCCTTCTTAGGCTTCTCCTTCTTCTCGATAGTCACCGTTAGAACTCCGTTCTTGTACTGAGCTTTCGCGGTAGAGGGGTCTACGGGGTCGCTAAACCTGACCTCCTTGTAGTACTTCCTCTCGCCAGTCGTGGATACCACGAGGGAGTTTTCAGTAGCCTCTACGTTTATTTCATCCTTCTCGACTCCGGGAATATCGAGTATCACTCTGTAATGGTCACCTTCGTCGAAAACATCCGTGAAGGGCTCAATGGATTCCTTGACGACAGGCTTTATGGGTCCAGGGCGGATATTGCCCCACTCCCTGACTTTGGGAACACCGTCGGGACCTATCTCGACGCTAAACCCGTAGTAGTACGGTCCAATTATTCTTCTGCCTTTTTCTCCAGAGTAGAGCATAGGTTCGCGCATCATCTCCTCGAACATTTTGTCGAATTCCTCCATCATCTTCCTTATCCTCTTGAACCACTCGTCAAATTCGTAACTCACAACCTCTCACCCACAGTTACAATCCTCAACAGGTAACTTAAATGCTTTCGCGTATCCGGGGTCAACGCACATATGAGGAAGTACGGCGAGCCGGTAAAGAGGCTAGTAGCTGGGATGCCCAGAGCAATACAAGACTGGTCGCGCGAGAAAAATTAAAATAGCAATTAAGCACGCGTAACGAGGGTGTGGGGAATGGCCGTAAGCTCTCTTAGGATCATCCAGGAGAAAGTAAACAAGCTTGTCGGAAGACGTGAGTTACTAGTAGAGATCCACCATCAAGGCTCGGGGACCCCTTCCAGGAGGGATGTAGCTGAGGCTTTACGCAACATGCTCGGAACCGGAGGGAGCGCGATTGTCGTTAGGAAGCTAGTTACCCGTTACGGACAAGGAGTATCCGAAGCGCTGATCCATATCTACGACTCCGACGTGAAAATGAAGATGTTCGAGCCTAAACACATCTTGCGCCGCAACGGCTTAATCCAGGAGCAGGAGGCGAAGAAGCAGGAGGGGTGACCTGAGTGGCGAAAGTACACGAACTCTACGAATACGACTACAAAACCGGGACCATAAGGTTGAAGAACAAAAAGTGCCCGCGTTGCGGATCCATCATGGCCCACCACCTAAAACCCGTCGAGCGCTG encodes:
- a CDS encoding type II secretion system F family protein — its product is MARASLDGIAYSLFGWAGEAIARMVPTLRSDIVSADMKVYPPAYASRVVFLSIIALVLGFVFDVPIVILLSRMGVGLGGVLATSFSVPLMLAGAVFGLGLVYPKIKLSNRTSRFDLEVPYLSVYITVMATGGISPYTSFERLAKAPKVLFQEIKKEAMYFFLKVKGMGQDPLSAIEDSAKRVPHNGYKQLMLGYAATLRAGGDVVHYLQRQTEVMLRERVSQMKTIGERIGALMESYMAIVLLTSMTLYVLYVVNMALAQAGMGLAGGEIQFVMVSYIIMPMLSGLFIYLADLMQPKYPVYDSTPYVVYLALGIPITIFLFVAMVLPFAVAPPASTVLRSVFSPFVGAVLLLTRLLGLGKGYESGVGMIISLTLGLLPAMIVETRSTLKFSGIQYGLTRFLRDLVEVRKTGMAPEKCIINLKDRDYGKFTPYLRDIAKQVGWGVSLHTIFERFSKGMKNWFALISMFLLVESIEVGGGTPQTLEALASYAETLEQVEKEKRAALRPLMLMPYVGALIITVVVLILVEFMGSMLKFAGTAISTEQLVGMFLPPVIINSYMMGLAAGKIGSERVAAGFKHAILLLLANLVAMMIAPQITAGMMPKL
- a CDS encoding MBL fold metallo-hydrolase, translated to MADVYLKALGAAREVGRSAILLGVEGKLILLDYGVSIEGEEPQFPLPVPPKGIHAVAISHAHLDHSGAAPLLYVSGQPPLISTPLTATLSDLLIKDFMKLSKYYIPYEAPEVEKMLESLVPLGYGESYDIGSVTIRVLDAGHIPGSAMIQIETPSLNVLYTGDYSLHDTCLLRGAGISEFSKADVVIMESTYAEYDHPPREEVEREFVKTVLEVVEDGGIAFIPAFAVGRAQEILCVLAKYDLQVPIYVDGMARTANDLIAEDSHLLREPSLFKKAVEMSTKVKDWDHRKKILSKPGVIISPAGMLQGGPSEYYMEKIMENEKNAVIFVSYVIPETPARQVIETGIYASPTKRGPVKARIEWFDFSAHCGHSELVKTLDSAKKGSKVVLVHGEEEAAVKLAELSVKAGHETFVPRLGEELNLKV
- the hsp20 gene encoding archaeal heat shock protein Hsp20, with protein sequence MSYEFDEWFKRIRKMMEEFDKMFEEMMREPMLYSGEKGRRIIGPYYYGFSVEIGPDGVPKVREWGNIRPGPIKPVVKESIEPFTDVFDEGDHYRVILDIPGVEKDEINVEATENSLVVSTTGERKYYKEVRFSDPVDPSTAKAQYKNGVLTVTIEKKEKPKKERGVKIKVE
- a CDS encoding 30S ribosomal protein S24e, coding for MAVSSLRIIQEKVNKLVGRRELLVEIHHQGSGTPSRRDVAEALRNMLGTGGSAIVVRKLVTRYGQGVSEALIHIYDSDVKMKMFEPKHILRRNGLIQEQEAKKQEG
- a CDS encoding 30S ribosomal protein S27ae; the protein is MAKVHELYEYDYKTGTIRLKNKKCPRCGSIMAHHLKPVERWHCGKCGYTEYRT